In a single window of the Palaemon carinicauda isolate YSFRI2023 chromosome 10, ASM3689809v2, whole genome shotgun sequence genome:
- the LOC137647900 gene encoding uncharacterized protein, which produces MGPSMYKKTVSTYKSPIQRPVIHSPGTLEKLLKTLDNPPSYKHPKSVTPPSTSPAPDHGPSMPPATPGVLTTVSIPVSVPTSSPAPARPPAVKNMEKIIKPLADIPVRISFALPSSSQPSATSKPQTETSVMDPSPNTDTPSLNLAEGHLPDSASC; this is translated from the coding sequence ATGGGGCCTTCAATGTACAAGAAGACCGTATCAACATACAAATCTCCCATACAACGTCCAGTGATTCATTCTCCAGGTACTTTGGAGAAGCTGTTGAAGACCCTTGATAATCCTCCCAGCTATAAACATCCGAAATCAGTTACCCCTCCTTCCACCTCTCCTGCTCCTGACCATGGGCCTTCCATGCCTCCGGCCACACCCGGAGTACTTACTACTGTTTCTATCCCTGTTTCTGTTCCTACCTCCTCACCTGCCCCAGCTAGACCCCCTGCTGTTAAGAATATGGAAAAGATCATTAAACCTCTTGCAGACATCCCAGTCCGGATTTCTTTTGCTCTACCGTCCTCCAGCCAGCCTTCGGCCACTTCAAAACCTCAGACAGAAACATCAGTAATGGACCCGAGCCCTAACACTGATACCCCTTCACTTAATCTGGCAGAGGGACATCTGCCTGACTCAGCTTCTTGCTGA